From the Oligoflexia bacterium genome, one window contains:
- the ndk gene encoding nucleoside-diphosphate kinase: MEQTFSIIKPNGVKKNVIGKVIDRFESSGLTIAAAKLAHLDRAKAEGFYAEHKERPFFGELVQFMTSGPVLLMVLQGENAVEKNRKIMGATDPKKADPGTIRRDLGDSMGENTVHGSDSLASAKREIAFFFEPNELVNAR; this comes from the coding sequence ATGGAACAAACTTTCAGTATTATTAAGCCCAATGGTGTGAAAAAAAACGTTATTGGCAAAGTCATTGATCGTTTCGAATCAAGCGGTCTAACAATTGCTGCGGCAAAACTAGCACACCTTGATCGCGCAAAAGCAGAGGGTTTCTACGCAGAACATAAAGAACGCCCCTTCTTTGGTGAACTTGTACAATTTATGACTTCTGGCCCGGTTCTATTAATGGTTCTTCAAGGTGAAAACGCCGTTGAAAAAAATCGCAAAATCATGGGCGCAACTGATCCTAAAAAAGCTGATCCCGGCACCATTCGACGTGATCTAGGTGATAGCATGGGTGAGAATACCGTTCATGGCTCTGATAGTCTCGCAAGCGCTAAGCGCGAAATTGCTTTTTTCTTTGAACCAAACGAACTTGTCAACGCTCGATAA
- a CDS encoding class I SAM-dependent RNA methyltransferase — protein MSTLDKNSEITVPIASLSYGGSGVGRYNNFVIFTPYTAPGDVARVRILNHKKSYAEAELISIEAPSSSRVNPPCPVFMKCGGCQWQHVTYQEQLKQKQLIVEHALNRIAHESDIEILPIIPSPQEFHYRNRAQFRAEGKTVGFYQKKSHNIIEFEKCLIIDEKLNEELAKIKNERINTPSEKTDKIEVFLSQKNAVIRSLNHAHGEESGFSQVNTQQNEQMLKYVADLLGTPGQIATDNSFAGNLLDLYCGNGNFSLPLNKKGWRIHGIDNNRSAIQAARETASQSAFFSPEDCTLGVTKLASQNRKFEVILIDPPRVGADERIWTSLAKLAAPKIVYVSCNPTTFARDWARLKQTAPYKLISIQPFDMFPQTFHVELVATAVLQK, from the coding sequence TTGTCAACGCTCGATAAAAATTCAGAAATCACAGTGCCCATCGCTTCTCTCTCATACGGAGGAAGCGGTGTGGGCCGCTATAATAATTTTGTTATTTTCACACCCTACACGGCACCCGGCGATGTCGCGCGCGTGCGTATACTCAATCACAAAAAAAGCTACGCTGAAGCAGAACTAATATCTATCGAGGCGCCATCGAGTTCTCGAGTAAATCCCCCATGCCCCGTTTTTATGAAATGCGGGGGCTGTCAATGGCAGCATGTGACCTATCAAGAACAATTAAAACAAAAACAACTCATCGTTGAACATGCGCTCAATCGCATTGCTCACGAAAGCGATATTGAAATTTTACCGATTATCCCCTCACCTCAAGAATTTCATTACCGAAACCGCGCACAATTTCGTGCCGAGGGAAAAACCGTGGGGTTTTATCAAAAAAAATCTCACAATATAATCGAATTTGAAAAATGCCTTATCATCGATGAAAAACTTAACGAAGAATTGGCAAAAATTAAAAATGAACGCATCAATACTCCATCAGAAAAAACAGACAAGATTGAAGTATTTTTATCTCAGAAAAATGCAGTCATTCGCTCACTCAATCATGCACATGGCGAAGAATCGGGGTTTTCTCAAGTAAACACTCAGCAAAATGAACAAATGCTCAAATATGTTGCCGATCTTTTAGGAACACCTGGTCAAATCGCCACCGATAATAGCTTCGCGGGCAATCTCTTGGATCTTTACTGTGGAAATGGCAATTTCTCCCTACCCTTAAACAAAAAAGGATGGCGCATTCACGGAATCGATAACAATCGGTCAGCCATTCAAGCAGCTCGCGAAACAGCAAGCCAAAGCGCATTTTTTTCTCCAGAAGATTGCACTTTAGGAGTGACGAAATTAGCCTCTCAAAATCGAAAATTCGAAGTGATTCTCATAGACCCGCCCCGCGTCGGAGCCGATGAACGCATATGGACATCTTTGGCAAAATTAGCGGCACCAAAAATTGTGTATGTGAGTTGTAACCCCACCACTTTTGCTCGTGATTGGGCTCGCCTTAAGCAAACTGCCCCCTACAAACTCATCAGCATTCAACCCTTTGATATGTTCCCTCAGACTTTTCATGTGGAATTAGTCGCTACAGCGGTGCTTCAAAAATAA
- a CDS encoding tetratricopeptide repeat protein, which yields MIKKLLLALLFMGLISCSSSSLRKEQAQLHLKIGTSHLMKGHYPQALKVLLEAEKLDPEDPVIQNNLGLAYFVRKEYELALTHMNKALQLNPKYSDARNNLGRVYIELTRYDAAILELNTVTKDLTYPTPEKAYVNLGLAHLKKNDTNHALQSFKKAMEANNRFCPGHNYYGQALFQLQKYEAAADAFENALKLCNNNYDEAHYYTGLCYYKLGQREKAKARLEEVVKLYPDSEYSGKAKSMLKIIQ from the coding sequence ATGATTAAAAAGCTTCTTCTCGCACTTCTCTTCATGGGATTGATCAGCTGTTCCTCTAGTTCACTTCGTAAAGAACAAGCTCAGTTGCATTTAAAAATTGGAACCAGCCATTTGATGAAGGGCCACTACCCCCAAGCACTTAAAGTACTACTCGAAGCAGAGAAACTTGACCCTGAAGATCCGGTTATTCAAAACAATTTGGGCTTGGCTTATTTTGTACGCAAAGAATACGAGTTAGCGCTCACACACATGAACAAAGCCTTACAACTTAACCCCAAGTACAGTGATGCGAGAAATAATCTTGGACGTGTTTATATTGAACTCACACGCTATGATGCCGCAATTCTTGAGTTAAACACAGTTACAAAAGATCTCACTTACCCAACGCCAGAAAAAGCCTATGTTAATTTGGGGCTAGCGCATCTGAAAAAAAACGACACAAACCATGCACTACAAAGCTTCAAAAAAGCCATGGAAGCTAACAATCGATTTTGCCCAGGGCATAATTATTATGGACAAGCGCTCTTTCAGCTTCAAAAATATGAAGCTGCTGCCGACGCGTTTGAAAATGCACTTAAACTCTGCAACAATAATTACGACGAAGCCCATTACTACACAGGACTTTGTTATTATAAATTAGGGCAAAGAGAAAAAGCTAAGGCTCGTTTAGAAGAAGTGGTTAAGCTTTACCCAGATAGTGAATATTCAGGTAAGGCAAAATCAATGCTTAAAATTATTCAATAG
- a CDS encoding helix-turn-helix domain-containing protein, whose amino-acid sequence MKDIGQLLKDKRESLKISLEEVSVATKIGFKILQAIEDGDLSKLPAKPFIRGFIQSYAKYLGLDVTDILALFQSSMKTTKPVTSQSNNLSCPSSAATKQRETAEDIEKNLPGSGRNILAIVAIVLTIIGIIAIQRVLNQREEEMRSGEVQAITGSDAPLNISSAPSANTSPGVEAAASPGASVTESSAPTVVAISSPSPSAVLSPSPISSPSPSPKATPTPKPSPSASPSASPSASPSATPAASASPAEVAVPQEIIVEALDMVTVKINVDGAAAKEVSMNADQIQTFKAKRKITLSIENGGAISIIHNGRELGVPGNLGQPKTMVFGK is encoded by the coding sequence ATGAAAGACATAGGACAACTTCTTAAAGACAAACGCGAGTCACTTAAAATTTCTCTTGAAGAAGTTTCAGTAGCAACAAAAATTGGTTTCAAGATATTACAAGCTATTGAAGATGGAGATCTTAGTAAACTTCCCGCAAAACCATTTATTCGCGGATTCATTCAGTCATATGCAAAATATTTAGGTCTCGATGTTACTGACATACTTGCACTTTTTCAGTCATCAATGAAGACCACAAAACCCGTAACTTCCCAATCAAATAATTTATCTTGTCCAAGCTCAGCAGCAACAAAGCAACGAGAAACAGCAGAAGATATTGAAAAAAACTTACCTGGCAGTGGGCGAAATATTTTAGCAATTGTTGCAATCGTTTTAACTATTATTGGAATTATCGCCATACAAAGAGTGCTTAATCAACGCGAAGAAGAAATGCGTTCGGGCGAAGTTCAAGCAATTACCGGCAGCGATGCGCCACTTAATATTTCATCGGCACCGTCAGCAAACACAAGTCCCGGCGTCGAAGCCGCAGCTTCACCAGGCGCAAGTGTGACGGAATCATCGGCACCAACTGTCGTGGCTATTAGTTCGCCATCACCATCAGCTGTGCTATCACCGTCACCGATATCGTCGCCATCACCTTCACCCAAAGCAACTCCAACACCTAAGCCTTCACCATCAGCAAGTCCATCGGCCTCACCATCAGCTTCACCATCGGCAACTCCAGCAGCGTCTGCATCACCCGCTGAAGTAGCCGTTCCCCAAGAAATTATTGTTGAAGCACTTGATATGGTCACCGTGAAAATCAATGTCGACGGTGCAGCGGCAAAGGAAGTCAGCATGAATGCCGATCAAATTCAAACATTCAAAGCAAAACGCAAGATCACACTCAGCATCGAAAATGGTGGGGCAATTAGCATTATCCATAATGGTCGCGAATTAGGTGTTCCAGGAAATCTAGGTCAGCCAAAAACAATGGTTTTTGGAAAATGA